The following are from one region of the Geothermobacter ehrlichii genome:
- a CDS encoding HU family DNA-binding protein encodes MNKSELVEALADAKSLTYKKAEEIVNLIFDSMAQTLVEGGRIEIRGFGSFVVKDYKAYMGRNPKTGEIIQVKPKKLPFFKVGKELRERVNKDR; translated from the coding sequence ATGAACAAATCGGAACTGGTGGAAGCCCTGGCCGACGCCAAAAGCCTGACCTACAAGAAGGCTGAAGAGATCGTCAATCTCATCTTCGACTCCATGGCGCAGACCCTGGTCGAGGGTGGCCGGATCGAAATCCGCGGTTTCGGCAGTTTTGTCGTCAAGGATTACAAGGCCTACATGGGGCGCAATCCCAAGACCGGAGAAATCATCCAGGTCAAACCGAAAAAACTGCCGTTCTTCAAGGTTGGCAAGGAATTGCGCGAACGCGTCAACAAAGATCGCTAG
- a CDS encoding tetratricopeptide repeat protein, translated as MSFLRRLIGGKDPAAQARRAFDQGEYARFITLCRENGLEQTDPFDELLHQAREILCERNLEEARLRRSQGDLAAFEEHLALAKEYGATTAQLDELKSAIDGEEPSATTEAAVAGCAGCGASGDGHTAEAIVANDGLAEDEEWELFLAAMPEEMEAAYRGKSDIFRAALLAANRSEDDAACRLFEQCPAEDRDAHYLYEYGAALCRCDNLEAGLDCLERSVDLLPELRHAWELLFELFSRGVAMNDFVQRLERLADNSRMAGFAAQLLARLAWQEKRPDDVLRWGERALQAGEAQAELLQMLANLLEERGEEKRAESLLAKLPVIGCGGTVHPLLAEFWLRRDRNLDRALESFKAAGRQDPGNPRWPLRIAEVYIRRGWKKEARQILASLTAAANLSPEMKQLVSSRLEELS; from the coding sequence ATGTCATTTCTGCGCAGACTGATCGGCGGCAAGGATCCCGCGGCACAGGCACGGCGGGCCTTCGACCAGGGCGAGTATGCCCGCTTCATCACCCTGTGCCGGGAGAACGGTCTGGAGCAGACCGATCCCTTCGACGAACTGCTGCACCAGGCCAGGGAAATCCTGTGCGAGCGCAACCTGGAAGAGGCCAGGCTGCGGCGGTCGCAGGGGGATCTCGCCGCTTTCGAGGAACACCTCGCGCTGGCGAAGGAGTATGGCGCCACCACCGCACAGCTCGACGAGCTGAAATCCGCAATCGACGGCGAAGAGCCGTCGGCGACGACGGAGGCCGCCGTTGCCGGTTGTGCCGGTTGTGGCGCGAGCGGCGACGGCCATACCGCAGAAGCGATCGTGGCGAACGACGGCCTGGCCGAGGACGAGGAGTGGGAGCTGTTTCTTGCCGCCATGCCGGAAGAGATGGAAGCCGCCTATCGCGGCAAGTCGGACATCTTTCGAGCGGCGCTTCTGGCGGCAAACCGCAGCGAGGACGATGCGGCCTGCAGACTGTTCGAGCAATGTCCTGCAGAAGACCGGGACGCCCACTATCTCTATGAGTATGGCGCCGCACTCTGCCGTTGCGACAACCTCGAGGCCGGACTCGACTGTCTGGAACGGAGTGTCGACCTGTTGCCGGAGCTGCGGCACGCCTGGGAGCTGCTCTTCGAACTGTTTTCGCGCGGCGTCGCCATGAACGATTTCGTCCAGCGACTGGAAAGGCTGGCGGACAATTCGCGCATGGCCGGGTTCGCCGCCCAGCTGCTGGCGCGTCTGGCCTGGCAGGAAAAGCGGCCCGACGATGTGCTCAGGTGGGGAGAGCGTGCCCTGCAGGCCGGCGAGGCCCAGGCCGAACTGCTGCAGATGCTGGCGAACCTGCTCGAGGAAAGGGGAGAGGAGAAGCGGGCCGAATCCCTTCTGGCCAAGCTGCCGGTCATCGGCTGCGGCGGCACCGTGCACCCACTTCTGGCCGAATTCTGGCTGCGCCGCGACCGGAACCTCGACCGGGCGCTGGAGAGCTTCAAGGCCGCCGGCCGCCAGGATCCCGGCAACCCGCGCTGGCCGCTGCGCATCGCCGAAGTCTACATCCGGCGGGGCTGGAAAAAGGAAGCCAGGCAGATACTCGCGAGTCTCACTGCCGCCGCCAACCTTTCTCCAGAAATGAAACAGCTCGTATCCTCGCGTCTTGAAGAGTTGTCCTGA
- a CDS encoding helix-turn-helix domain-containing protein codes for MKIKKIVGKKLKAIRLKSDMTIQELAEASKVSSNMISRIERGLTIPSVEILMKLAKVFDKSINYFVEEVTTTHEIVHTHPGERDTTVYEDERNMLTESLTSGLRDPQFTSFLCTIPKGGRSGESQMYHPGDELIYLLEGRLQVVVGREVFLLHPGDSLSFKSHLPHRWINVGDGEAKVIWTLSPFTTI; via the coding sequence ATGAAAATCAAGAAAATCGTCGGCAAGAAGCTCAAGGCCATCCGCCTGAAGTCGGACATGACCATCCAGGAACTGGCCGAGGCCTCGAAGGTGTCCTCCAACATGATCTCCCGCATCGAGCGGGGACTGACCATCCCCTCGGTCGAGATCCTGATGAAGCTGGCCAAGGTTTTCGACAAGAGCATCAACTATTTCGTCGAGGAGGTGACGACCACCCACGAGATCGTCCATACCCATCCGGGCGAAAGGGACACGACGGTCTACGAGGACGAGCGCAACATGCTGACCGAATCGCTCACCTCCGGCCTGCGCGATCCGCAGTTCACCTCCTTTCTCTGCACCATCCCCAAGGGGGGACGCAGCGGCGAAAGCCAGATGTACCATCCCGGCGACGAACTGATCTATCTGCTCGAAGGTCGGCTGCAGGTCGTCGTCGGCCGGGAAGTCTTTCTGCTTCATCCCGGCGACAGTCTCAGTTTCAAGTCGCATCTGCCGCATCGCTGGATCAACGTCGGCGACGGTGAAGCCAAGGTCATCTGGACCCTGTCTCCGTTTACGACCATCTAG
- a CDS encoding helix-turn-helix domain-containing protein, translating to MIKKLIGKKLKATRLKNDMTIQELAAASNVSSNMISRIERGLTIPSVEILVKLAGAFGMSINYFVEEAETGSTVIHTRRGEGEPIFFFEDKHQITSLTQGLRDPGFAVFYDTLEAGCDSGQGGMVHTGEEFALVVRGRMEFVIEETSYILEEGDSIVFKASLPHRWKNLHDGKTLVLWVVSPAPDVAQPARTDEAVGA from the coding sequence ATGATCAAGAAGCTCATCGGCAAGAAGCTCAAGGCGACAAGATTGAAAAATGACATGACAATTCAGGAACTTGCCGCCGCGTCCAACGTCTCGTCCAACATGATTTCCCGGATCGAACGTGGGTTGACCATCCCTTCGGTCGAAATTCTCGTCAAGCTGGCAGGGGCCTTCGGCATGAGCATCAACTACTTCGTCGAAGAAGCCGAGACCGGCAGTACCGTCATCCATACCCGTCGGGGCGAGGGCGAACCGATCTTCTTCTTCGAAGACAAGCACCAGATCACCAGCCTGACCCAGGGGCTGCGCGATCCCGGGTTTGCCGTCTTCTACGACACCCTCGAGGCCGGCTGCGACAGCGGCCAGGGCGGCATGGTTCACACCGGCGAAGAGTTCGCCCTGGTGGTCAGGGGACGGATGGAGTTCGTCATCGAGGAAACCAGCTATATCCTCGAGGAGGGCGACTCCATCGTTTTCAAGGCCTCGCTGCCGCATCGCTGGAAGAACCTGCACGACGGCAAGACCCTGGTTCTCTGGGTTGTTTCGCCGGCCCCCGACGTCGCGCAGCCGGCACGCACCGACGAAGCCGTCGGCGCCTGA
- the bioB gene encoding biotin synthase BioB codes for MTTTPAVHFIELAQRCAEGYTLTESEALALLRARGAELTMAIAGAHWLRERAFGNRAELCSIINAKSGRCPENCAFCAQSAHYKTQAPVYGLKSVDEIVAGAVKAQQEGSHCYGIVTSGTRIRDEREWETIFEAIRRIRSETAIDPSASLGILDESTAAKLAAAGCVTYHHNLETARSHFPSICTTHDYEEDVKTVRVAKRAGMKVCCGGIFGLGESLEQRAELGFTLRELDVDSVPVNFLNPVSGTPLEGKSDLTPLDCLRILVLLRYLLPDKSISVCGGREPNLREFQSWMFAAGASGTMVGNYLTTSGRDRETDLQLFRDAEVEVDGCC; via the coding sequence ATGACAACGACACCGGCGGTTCATTTCATCGAACTGGCGCAGCGCTGCGCCGAAGGATACACCCTGACCGAGTCCGAGGCCCTGGCGCTGCTTCGGGCCCGGGGAGCCGAGCTGACCATGGCCATCGCCGGCGCCCACTGGCTGCGCGAACGAGCCTTCGGCAACCGGGCCGAACTCTGTTCCATCATCAACGCCAAATCGGGTCGCTGCCCCGAAAACTGCGCCTTTTGCGCCCAGTCGGCGCACTACAAGACGCAGGCGCCGGTCTATGGCCTGAAAAGCGTGGACGAGATCGTCGCTGGCGCGGTAAAGGCGCAACAGGAAGGCTCCCACTGCTACGGCATTGTCACCTCCGGGACGCGTATCCGCGACGAGCGGGAATGGGAAACCATCTTCGAGGCGATTCGCCGCATCCGCTCCGAAACCGCCATCGACCCGTCGGCATCCCTGGGCATTCTCGACGAAAGTACGGCCGCAAAACTGGCCGCCGCCGGCTGCGTCACCTATCACCACAACCTGGAAACGGCGCGCAGCCACTTTCCCAGCATCTGCACCACCCACGACTACGAGGAGGACGTGAAGACGGTGCGCGTGGCCAAACGGGCGGGAATGAAGGTCTGCTGCGGCGGCATCTTCGGGTTGGGAGAAAGCCTCGAACAGCGCGCCGAGCTCGGCTTCACCCTGCGCGAGCTCGATGTCGATTCGGTGCCGGTCAACTTTCTCAACCCGGTCTCTGGCACCCCGCTGGAGGGCAAATCGGATCTGACGCCGCTCGACTGCCTGCGCATTCTCGTGCTGCTGCGCTACCTGCTGCCGGACAAGAGCATTTCGGTCTGCGGCGGTCGTGAGCCCAACCTGCGCGAGTTCCAGTCCTGGATGTTCGCCGCCGGCGCCAGCGGCACCATGGTCGGCAACTACCTGACCACGTCCGGCCGCGATCGCGAAACCGACCTGCAGCTTTTCCGTGACGCCGAGGTCGAGGTCGATGGCTGCTGCTGA
- the bioD gene encoding dethiobiotin synthase, producing the protein MAAADRPRGLFVTGTDTGVGKTLVGAALARLLAQRGLKVGVCKPVESGVADPSLPGPDARLLGQAAGCDAPAEIVAPYRLRKPLAPDQAARAEGVRLDLAVIERAAAQLAGSCDFLIVEGAGGLMAPLTGGFLMADLARQLGLPLLIVARHDLGTINHTLLTTFAARQMELPVAGIILNRLPEHPDEAQRNAPHAIASLASADLLASLPEVFGEPMQQVEELANHLQHSPTLPWLLAAIGAQS; encoded by the coding sequence ATGGCTGCTGCTGATCGCCCACGCGGTCTGTTCGTCACCGGCACCGACACCGGAGTGGGCAAGACCCTGGTCGGCGCCGCCCTGGCCCGGCTGCTGGCGCAACGCGGCCTGAAGGTCGGCGTGTGCAAGCCGGTGGAAAGCGGCGTCGCCGATCCTTCCCTGCCGGGACCGGACGCCCGGCTTCTCGGCCAGGCCGCCGGCTGCGACGCGCCGGCCGAGATCGTGGCCCCCTACCGGCTGCGCAAGCCACTGGCGCCCGACCAGGCCGCCCGGGCCGAGGGCGTGCGCCTCGATCTCGCCGTCATCGAACGGGCGGCGGCGCAGCTGGCCGGGAGCTGCGACTTTCTCATCGTCGAAGGTGCCGGCGGACTGATGGCGCCGCTGACAGGAGGGTTTCTGATGGCCGACCTGGCCAGGCAGCTCGGTTTGCCGCTGCTGATCGTGGCCCGGCATGATCTGGGCACCATCAACCACACCCTGCTGACCACGTTCGCCGCCCGGCAGATGGAACTGCCGGTGGCGGGAATCATCCTCAACAGGTTGCCCGAACATCCCGACGAGGCGCAACGAAACGCGCCGCACGCCATCGCCTCCCTGGCCTCGGCCGACCTGCTGGCCTCCCTGCCCGAGGTTTTCGGCGAACCCATGCAACAGGTGGAAGAGCTGGCGAACCACCTGCAACACAGCCCCACCCTTCCCTGGCTGCTGGCGGCGATTGGCGCGCAAAGCTGA
- a CDS encoding general secretion pathway protein GspB, producing the protein MSYILDSLRKAERKRRAAQEGVDLPMPELDTAERKRSWWPEVLAAALLLNTVLFLVWAPWKHPAPPRSEATAGKTLSAREAEAIARTASRKTVSPVAQRSEPRETSSPVTAPSSAQPPVAAPSAAKLSAGKEAGEARRPPATQQKILSLEALPPSISRSLPPLQLSMHFYAADPARRIVRLDGKLLRQGDRPAPGLTIREITRFGVVLEKDGYLFEIPRP; encoded by the coding sequence ATGAGCTACATTCTGGACAGCCTGAGAAAAGCCGAGCGAAAACGGCGCGCCGCGCAGGAAGGCGTCGATCTGCCGATGCCGGAACTGGATACAGCGGAAAGGAAGCGCTCCTGGTGGCCCGAAGTGCTGGCCGCAGCCCTGCTGCTCAACACGGTCCTCTTTCTTGTGTGGGCGCCCTGGAAACACCCGGCGCCGCCCCGCTCCGAAGCGACTGCCGGCAAGACCCTGTCGGCAAGAGAGGCGGAGGCGATCGCCCGTACTGCCAGCCGGAAAACCGTGTCGCCTGTCGCGCAGCGGTCCGAACCCCGAGAAACGTCTTCTCCGGTCACCGCGCCATCATCTGCGCAGCCACCGGTTGCCGCGCCATCTGCAGCGAAACTTTCAGCCGGGAAGGAGGCGGGCGAGGCAAGGCGACCGCCAGCGACGCAGCAGAAGATTCTCAGCCTCGAGGCCCTGCCGCCATCGATCAGCCGCAGCCTGCCCCCTCTGCAGCTGAGCATGCACTTCTACGCCGCCGATCCCGCCCGGCGCATTGTTCGCCTGGACGGAAAGCTGCTGCGCCAGGGAGACCGGCCGGCGCCGGGTCTGACGATCCGGGAGATCACCCGCTTCGGGGTGGTGCTGGAAAAGGACGGTTATCTGTTCGAGATTCCCCGACCGTAA
- a CDS encoding ExeA family protein, with amino-acid sequence MYREHFGFREQPFSIAPDPQYLYLSRQHREALAHLIYGVRTGGFVLLTGEVGTGKTTLCRCLLEQLPAQVLVAYIVNTGLSERELLETICDEFRIVRPRQNVNNKVLIDAINTFLLKAHAAGKSPVLIIDEAQNLAPSVLEQVRLLTNLETSRRKLLQIILIGQPELKSLLETRQMRQLSQRITARFHLEALSGSEIAAYVNHRLHKAGVTRPIFGREALRLLGRLSGGIPRLINVICDRALLGAYCEEKHTVSRRILRKAAAEVFGRPVGILSRWWPVLFFAACLLFAVLYGSGLFARLPFTGFFAAGPSLSTRS; translated from the coding sequence ATGTACAGGGAACATTTCGGATTCAGGGAACAGCCGTTTTCCATCGCTCCGGATCCCCAGTATCTCTACCTGTCGAGGCAGCACCGGGAAGCGCTGGCGCACCTGATCTATGGCGTGCGCACCGGGGGCTTCGTGCTGCTGACCGGCGAGGTCGGCACCGGCAAGACCACCCTGTGCCGCTGTCTGCTGGAGCAGCTTCCGGCCCAAGTGCTGGTGGCCTACATCGTCAACACCGGGCTGTCGGAACGGGAACTGCTCGAAACCATCTGCGACGAATTTCGCATCGTCCGCCCACGGCAAAACGTCAACAACAAGGTGCTGATCGACGCCATCAACACTTTTCTGCTCAAGGCCCATGCCGCCGGCAAGAGCCCGGTCCTCATCATCGACGAGGCGCAAAACCTCGCGCCAAGCGTTCTCGAGCAGGTCAGGCTGCTCACCAACCTCGAAACCAGTCGACGCAAGCTGCTGCAGATCATTCTCATCGGCCAGCCGGAACTGAAGAGCCTGCTGGAAACCCGGCAGATGAGGCAACTCTCCCAGCGCATCACGGCGCGTTTCCACCTCGAGGCGCTGTCCGGTTCCGAAATCGCGGCCTACGTAAACCATCGCCTGCACAAGGCGGGCGTCACCCGTCCGATCTTCGGCAGGGAAGCCCTGCGCCTGCTCGGTCGGCTGAGCGGCGGCATACCTCGCCTGATCAACGTCATCTGCGACCGGGCACTGCTTGGCGCCTACTGCGAGGAAAAACACACTGTGTCGCGAAGAATCCTGCGCAAGGCCGCGGCCGAGGTGTTCGGCCGGCCCGTCGGCATCCTGAGTCGCTGGTGGCCTGTTCTGTTTTTTGCGGCATGCCTGCTGTTTGCGGTCCTTTACGGCTCCGGACTGTTCGCGCGGCTGCCTTTCACCGGATTCTTCGCAGCCGGTCCGTCCCTGTCGACACGAAGCTGA
- a CDS encoding FKBP-type peptidyl-prolyl cis-trans isomerase — MFKAEAGDTVTVNYVGRLADGTVFDSSEGRDPLKFIVGRKEVIVGFDRAALGMVAGEKKTVTIPCDEAYGPVHEKLIETVERSMLPDDIELVEGGQLQVTRQDGQVMYFMIDALTDETVTLNANHPLAGKDLTFEIEMLDIKKKPV, encoded by the coding sequence ATGTTCAAAGCCGAGGCCGGAGATACGGTCACCGTCAACTATGTCGGCAGATTGGCCGACGGCACCGTTTTCGATTCGTCCGAAGGACGCGACCCCCTGAAATTCATCGTCGGCCGTAAGGAGGTCATTGTCGGCTTCGACCGCGCCGCCCTCGGTATGGTTGCGGGCGAGAAAAAGACCGTGACCATCCCCTGCGACGAAGCCTATGGTCCCGTCCACGAAAAACTGATCGAAACCGTCGAGCGCAGCATGCTGCCGGACGACATCGAACTGGTCGAAGGCGGCCAGCTGCAGGTCACGCGCCAAGACGGTCAGGTGATGTATTTCATGATCGACGCCCTGACCGACGAGACCGTCACCCTCAACGCCAACCATCCCCTGGCCGGCAAGGATCTGACCTTCGAGATCGAAATGCTCGACATCAAGAAAAAACCGGTCTAG
- a CDS encoding GGDEF domain-containing protein, whose protein sequence is MLGTLLPVILPLVLLLALLFWPAARVLAAPYLPLLPPLVLAGGFFPAWRFNRGRPALALLLLAATGLVLTFPPAGLAPEQLRPLLSLLLPAGMVLLLLLPERGFFSLSGLLRAGLFSLLWAGALFCLWRQPEKILALLQTEWVQLPAGLGPLPAQPILLGWLLLMVAALFWLWRCPGPIEAALFWTALTGTVGLYWTGPLDMGTWLGLAGLAPCLAIIEMTHGLAFHDELTGLPGRRALNEALNRLAGRYTVAMVDIDHFKGFNDRYGHDVGDQVLKMVGSRLARVDGGGKAYRYGGEEFTLLFAGKSVDAAMPFVEQVRIEVEQAGFVLRRRLQRPRRKPRKPGKRMEQKRLSVTVSIGVAERGKGESPDEVVKRADQALYRAKQGGRNRVCRQGMG, encoded by the coding sequence ATGCTGGGCACCCTGCTTCCCGTCATTCTTCCTCTCGTTCTGCTGCTGGCCCTGCTCTTCTGGCCGGCAGCCCGTGTCCTGGCCGCTCCCTATCTGCCGCTGCTGCCGCCACTGGTCCTGGCGGGCGGTTTCTTTCCCGCCTGGCGGTTCAACCGCGGCCGGCCGGCCCTGGCGCTTCTGCTGCTGGCGGCGACCGGGCTGGTCCTGACATTCCCTCCGGCGGGTCTTGCACCCGAACAGCTGCGCCCGCTCCTGTCCCTGCTGTTGCCGGCCGGGATGGTCCTGTTGCTGCTGTTGCCCGAACGGGGTTTTTTCAGCCTTTCGGGTCTGTTACGCGCTGGCCTCTTCTCCCTTCTGTGGGCCGGGGCCCTCTTTTGCCTGTGGCGGCAGCCGGAGAAGATCCTCGCCCTGTTGCAGACCGAATGGGTTCAGCTGCCAGCCGGACTTGGTCCGCTTCCGGCCCAGCCCATCCTGCTTGGCTGGCTGTTGCTGATGGTTGCCGCCCTTTTCTGGCTTTGGCGCTGTCCGGGCCCCATCGAAGCGGCCCTGTTCTGGACGGCACTGACGGGTACCGTCGGACTCTACTGGACCGGCCCTCTCGACATGGGTACCTGGCTGGGTCTGGCCGGACTCGCGCCCTGCCTGGCGATCATCGAAATGACCCACGGACTGGCCTTTCACGACGAGCTGACCGGTCTGCCGGGACGCCGGGCCCTGAACGAGGCACTGAACCGCCTGGCGGGCCGCTACACGGTCGCCATGGTCGACATCGACCATTTCAAGGGATTCAACGACCGCTACGGACACGACGTCGGCGACCAGGTGCTGAAGATGGTGGGTTCCCGCCTGGCCCGGGTCGACGGCGGCGGCAAGGCATACCGTTACGGCGGCGAGGAGTTCACCCTGCTGTTTGCCGGCAAGAGCGTCGATGCGGCCATGCCCTTCGTGGAACAGGTTCGAATCGAGGTCGAACAGGCCGGCTTCGTCCTGCGCCGCCGCCTGCAGCGGCCGCGCAGGAAACCGCGGAAACCCGGGAAGCGCATGGAGCAGAAACGGCTGAGCGTCACCGTCAGCATCGGCGTGGCCGAACGCGGCAAGGGGGAAAGCCCGGACGAGGTGGTCAAGCGCGCCGATCAGGCCCTCTACCGGGCCAAGCAGGGCGGTCGCAATCGGGTCTGTCGCCAGGGGATGGGCTAG
- a CDS encoding YbaK/EbsC family protein, which yields MPDISEVKAYLSRFGLQVVEYEQPTPTAETAARVVGCSVGEIAKTILLTVGRRTVAVLAAGDTRVNSACIKKASGFSGKVRLLPPEKVVETVGYPPGGVCPFLLPPEIPLYLDLSLQRFVTVYPAAGTTRSAVAVAVEKLPEITGGTWAEVTRQEEGQ from the coding sequence ATGCCCGACATCAGCGAAGTCAAGGCCTATCTGTCCCGATTCGGACTGCAGGTGGTGGAATACGAGCAACCGACACCGACGGCCGAAACCGCCGCCAGGGTGGTCGGCTGTTCGGTCGGAGAGATCGCCAAGACCATCCTGCTGACCGTCGGTCGGCGCACGGTCGCGGTGCTGGCCGCCGGCGATACGCGCGTCAACTCCGCCTGCATCAAGAAAGCCAGCGGCTTCAGCGGCAAGGTTCGCCTGCTGCCGCCGGAAAAGGTGGTCGAGACGGTCGGTTATCCGCCGGGAGGGGTCTGTCCCTTCCTGCTGCCGCCAGAGATTCCCCTCTATCTCGATTTGAGCCTGCAGCGCTTCGTCACCGTCTATCCTGCTGCCGGCACCACCCGTTCGGCCGTCGCCGTCGCCGTCGAGAAGCTGCCCGAAATCACCGGCGGCACCTGGGCCGAGGTCACCCGGCAGGAAGAAGGCCAGTGA